Proteins encoded together in one Acanthochromis polyacanthus isolate Apoly-LR-REF ecotype Palm Island chromosome 12, KAUST_Apoly_ChrSc, whole genome shotgun sequence window:
- the hormad1 gene encoding HORMA domain-containing protein 1 isoform X5, whose protein sequence is MSAVSIYLLVSFSVLQSCVVYHNTLGQYTQTKNVKAFGFTCDHDSGHANPSTVISLCGSTLEDAADCFKNSSRMQGCFDAIQKKYLRTVIMSIYTDRENPQKVTEFYQFRIQYTEKGAQMDFESNNNNNNNEVSSMPCGSTKKACILLVRKLYTLMQNLNPLPDVVSLNMRLAYYDDVTPHDYQPPGFREADGDTMEFEQEPVKLTMGEVVTPFHGMRLDMVTEKRRLEQVEESIHVTKKWVQEINEDDSLMQSHVIGDVKKPDSESADLDNTEIQMSCSEKLHTCESVMEMDTLVKRTSNMEVGFKRTRSGRIIKSTTETRMTEKSNKSTAMKENMVSQYDIPSSQETPSSSAPKKKRKFSEPKERY, encoded by the exons ATGTCTGCAGTTTCCATTTATTtacttgtgtcattttctgtgcttcaaagcTGCGTAGTTTATCACAACACTCTTGGACAGTACACACAGACTAAAAATGTGAAAGCATTTGGCTTTACATGTGATCATGACTCTGGACACGCTAACCCAAGTACTGTAATTTCCCTATGTGGAAGCACGTTGGAGGATGCTGctgattgttttaaaaattcttcCAGGATGCAGGGATGTTTCGATGCCATTCAGAAGAAATAT CTGAGGACAGTTATTATGTCT atttaTACTGACCGAGAGAACCCTCAG AAAGTGACTGAGTTTTACCAGTTTAGGATCCAGTACACTGAAAAAGGCGCGCAAATGGATTTTGAAAG caacaacaacaacaacaacaacgaggTGTCATCAATGCCGTGTGGAAGCACTAAGAAGGCCTGCATCCTGCTGGTGAGGAAGCTCTACACTCTGATGCAGAACTTGAATCCACTGCCAGATGTTGTCTCTCTCAACATGAGGCTGGCGTACTATGATGATG TCACTCCTCATGACTACCAGCCTCCAGGCTTTAGAGAGGCTGACGGCGACACCATGGAGTTTGAGCAGGAACCCGTCAAACTGACCATGGGTGAGGTCGTCACCCCTTTCCACGGTATGAGGCTGGACATGGTCACAGAGAAAAGGAGACTGGAGCAG gtggaggagagTATTCATGTGACCAAGAAGTGGGTTCAGGAGATAAACGAGGACGACAGCCTGATGCAG AGTCATGTGATTGGAGATGTGAAGAAGCCTGACAGCGAGAGCGCCGACCTGGACAACACTG AGATCCAGATGAGCTGCAGTGAGAAGCTCCATACCTGTGAGTCAGTCATGGAG ATGGACACTCTGGTGAAGAGGACGTCCAACATGGAGGTGGGCTTCAAGAGGACCAGGAGTGGACGGATCATCAAGTCAACCACG GAGACAAGGATGACTGAGAAGAGCAACAAATCGACAGCTATGAAGGAAAACATG GTTTCTCAATATGACATTCCCAGCAGCCAGGAAACGCCATCCTCCTCTGCACCTAAGAAGAAACGCAAATTCAGCGAGCCCAAAGAACGCTACTGA
- the hormad1 gene encoding HORMA domain-containing protein 1 isoform X6, with amino-acid sequence MCTASENISDQQVMVLKEERSCPGVIQILQCTLEDAADCFKNSSRMQGCFDAIQKKYLRTVIMSIYTDRENPQKVTEFYQFRIQYTEKGAQMDFESNNNNNNNEVSSMPCGSTKKACILLVRKLYTLMQNLNPLPDVVSLNMRLAYYDDVTPHDYQPPGFREADGDTMEFEQEPVKLTMGEVVTPFHGMRLDMVTEKRRLEQVEESIHVTKKWVQEINEDDSLMQSHVIGDVKKPDSESADLDNTEIQMSCSEKLHTCESVMEMDTLVKRTSNMEVGFKRTRSGRIIKSTTETRMTEKSNKSTAMKENMVSQYDIPSSQETPSSSAPKKKRKFSEPKERY; translated from the exons ATGTGCACAGCAAGTGAGAACATCTCAG ATCAGCAAGTGATGGTCCTTAAAGAGGAGCGCAGCTGTCCTGGTGTCATTCAGATTCTTCAGTG CACGTTGGAGGATGCTGctgattgttttaaaaattcttcCAGGATGCAGGGATGTTTCGATGCCATTCAGAAGAAATAT CTGAGGACAGTTATTATGTCT atttaTACTGACCGAGAGAACCCTCAG AAAGTGACTGAGTTTTACCAGTTTAGGATCCAGTACACTGAAAAAGGCGCGCAAATGGATTTTGAAAG caacaacaacaacaacaacaacgaggTGTCATCAATGCCGTGTGGAAGCACTAAGAAGGCCTGCATCCTGCTGGTGAGGAAGCTCTACACTCTGATGCAGAACTTGAATCCACTGCCAGATGTTGTCTCTCTCAACATGAGGCTGGCGTACTATGATGATG TCACTCCTCATGACTACCAGCCTCCAGGCTTTAGAGAGGCTGACGGCGACACCATGGAGTTTGAGCAGGAACCCGTCAAACTGACCATGGGTGAGGTCGTCACCCCTTTCCACGGTATGAGGCTGGACATGGTCACAGAGAAAAGGAGACTGGAGCAG gtggaggagagTATTCATGTGACCAAGAAGTGGGTTCAGGAGATAAACGAGGACGACAGCCTGATGCAG AGTCATGTGATTGGAGATGTGAAGAAGCCTGACAGCGAGAGCGCCGACCTGGACAACACTG AGATCCAGATGAGCTGCAGTGAGAAGCTCCATACCTGTGAGTCAGTCATGGAG ATGGACACTCTGGTGAAGAGGACGTCCAACATGGAGGTGGGCTTCAAGAGGACCAGGAGTGGACGGATCATCAAGTCAACCACG GAGACAAGGATGACTGAGAAGAGCAACAAATCGACAGCTATGAAGGAAAACATG GTTTCTCAATATGACATTCCCAGCAGCCAGGAAACGCCATCCTCCTCTGCACCTAAGAAGAAACGCAAATTCAGCGAGCCCAAAGAACGCTACTGA
- the hormad1 gene encoding HORMA domain-containing protein 1 isoform X1, translating to MACAQQVRTSQDAQLCPNQVVSEQQSLVVIKKLLAIAVSGITYLRGIFPGRAYGTRNVEDQQVMVLKEERSCPGVIQILQCTLEDAADCFKNSSRMQGCFDAIQKKYLRTVIMSIYTDRENPQKVTEFYQFRIQYTEKGAQMDFESNNNNNNNEVSSMPCGSTKKACILLVRKLYTLMQNLNPLPDVVSLNMRLAYYDDVTPHDYQPPGFREADGDTMEFEQEPVKLTMGEVVTPFHGMRLDMVTEKRRLEQVEESIHVTKKWVQEINEDDSLMQSHVIGDVKKPDSESADLDNTEIQMSCSEKLHTCESVMEMDTLVKRTSNMEVGFKRTRSGRIIKSTTETRMTEKSNKSTAMKENMVSQYDIPSSQETPSSSAPKKKRKFSEPKERY from the exons ATGGCATGTGCACAGCAAGTGAGAACATCTCAG GATGCTCAGCTGTGTCCTAATCAGGTTGTCTCAGAGCAGCAATCCTTGGTTGTTATAAAGAAGCTTCTGGCTATTGCAGTGTCTGGCATCACATACCTTAGGGGTATTTTCCCAGGGAGAGCCTACGGGACCAGAAATGTGGAAG ATCAGCAAGTGATGGTCCTTAAAGAGGAGCGCAGCTGTCCTGGTGTCATTCAGATTCTTCAGTG CACGTTGGAGGATGCTGctgattgttttaaaaattcttcCAGGATGCAGGGATGTTTCGATGCCATTCAGAAGAAATAT CTGAGGACAGTTATTATGTCT atttaTACTGACCGAGAGAACCCTCAG AAAGTGACTGAGTTTTACCAGTTTAGGATCCAGTACACTGAAAAAGGCGCGCAAATGGATTTTGAAAG caacaacaacaacaacaacaacgaggTGTCATCAATGCCGTGTGGAAGCACTAAGAAGGCCTGCATCCTGCTGGTGAGGAAGCTCTACACTCTGATGCAGAACTTGAATCCACTGCCAGATGTTGTCTCTCTCAACATGAGGCTGGCGTACTATGATGATG TCACTCCTCATGACTACCAGCCTCCAGGCTTTAGAGAGGCTGACGGCGACACCATGGAGTTTGAGCAGGAACCCGTCAAACTGACCATGGGTGAGGTCGTCACCCCTTTCCACGGTATGAGGCTGGACATGGTCACAGAGAAAAGGAGACTGGAGCAG gtggaggagagTATTCATGTGACCAAGAAGTGGGTTCAGGAGATAAACGAGGACGACAGCCTGATGCAG AGTCATGTGATTGGAGATGTGAAGAAGCCTGACAGCGAGAGCGCCGACCTGGACAACACTG AGATCCAGATGAGCTGCAGTGAGAAGCTCCATACCTGTGAGTCAGTCATGGAG ATGGACACTCTGGTGAAGAGGACGTCCAACATGGAGGTGGGCTTCAAGAGGACCAGGAGTGGACGGATCATCAAGTCAACCACG GAGACAAGGATGACTGAGAAGAGCAACAAATCGACAGCTATGAAGGAAAACATG GTTTCTCAATATGACATTCCCAGCAGCCAGGAAACGCCATCCTCCTCTGCACCTAAGAAGAAACGCAAATTCAGCGAGCCCAAAGAACGCTACTGA
- the hormad1 gene encoding HORMA domain-containing protein 1 isoform X3, which yields MACAQQVRTSQDAQLCPNQVVSEQQSLVVIKKLLAIAVSGITYLRGIFPGRAYGTRNVEDQQVMVLKEERSCPGVIQILQWMQGCFDAIQKKYLRTVIMSIYTDRENPQKVTEFYQFRIQYTEKGAQMDFESNNNNNNNEVSSMPCGSTKKACILLVRKLYTLMQNLNPLPDVVSLNMRLAYYDDVTPHDYQPPGFREADGDTMEFEQEPVKLTMGEVVTPFHGMRLDMVTEKRRLEQVEESIHVTKKWVQEINEDDSLMQSHVIGDVKKPDSESADLDNTEIQMSCSEKLHTCESVMEMDTLVKRTSNMEVGFKRTRSGRIIKSTTETRMTEKSNKSTAMKENMVSQYDIPSSQETPSSSAPKKKRKFSEPKERY from the exons ATGGCATGTGCACAGCAAGTGAGAACATCTCAG GATGCTCAGCTGTGTCCTAATCAGGTTGTCTCAGAGCAGCAATCCTTGGTTGTTATAAAGAAGCTTCTGGCTATTGCAGTGTCTGGCATCACATACCTTAGGGGTATTTTCCCAGGGAGAGCCTACGGGACCAGAAATGTGGAAG ATCAGCAAGTGATGGTCCTTAAAGAGGAGCGCAGCTGTCCTGGTGTCATTCAGATTCTTCAGTG GATGCAGGGATGTTTCGATGCCATTCAGAAGAAATAT CTGAGGACAGTTATTATGTCT atttaTACTGACCGAGAGAACCCTCAG AAAGTGACTGAGTTTTACCAGTTTAGGATCCAGTACACTGAAAAAGGCGCGCAAATGGATTTTGAAAG caacaacaacaacaacaacaacgaggTGTCATCAATGCCGTGTGGAAGCACTAAGAAGGCCTGCATCCTGCTGGTGAGGAAGCTCTACACTCTGATGCAGAACTTGAATCCACTGCCAGATGTTGTCTCTCTCAACATGAGGCTGGCGTACTATGATGATG TCACTCCTCATGACTACCAGCCTCCAGGCTTTAGAGAGGCTGACGGCGACACCATGGAGTTTGAGCAGGAACCCGTCAAACTGACCATGGGTGAGGTCGTCACCCCTTTCCACGGTATGAGGCTGGACATGGTCACAGAGAAAAGGAGACTGGAGCAG gtggaggagagTATTCATGTGACCAAGAAGTGGGTTCAGGAGATAAACGAGGACGACAGCCTGATGCAG AGTCATGTGATTGGAGATGTGAAGAAGCCTGACAGCGAGAGCGCCGACCTGGACAACACTG AGATCCAGATGAGCTGCAGTGAGAAGCTCCATACCTGTGAGTCAGTCATGGAG ATGGACACTCTGGTGAAGAGGACGTCCAACATGGAGGTGGGCTTCAAGAGGACCAGGAGTGGACGGATCATCAAGTCAACCACG GAGACAAGGATGACTGAGAAGAGCAACAAATCGACAGCTATGAAGGAAAACATG GTTTCTCAATATGACATTCCCAGCAGCCAGGAAACGCCATCCTCCTCTGCACCTAAGAAGAAACGCAAATTCAGCGAGCCCAAAGAACGCTACTGA
- the hormad1 gene encoding HORMA domain-containing protein 1 isoform X4, whose translation MACAQQVRTSQDAQLCPNQVVSEQQSLVVIKKLLAIAVSGITYLRGIFPGRAYGTRNVEDQQVMVLKEERSCPGVIQILQCTLEDAADCFKNSSRMQGCFDAIQKKYLRTVIMSIYTDRENPQKVTEFYQFRIQYTEKGAQMDFESNNNNNNNEVSSMPCGSTKKACILLVRKLYTLMQNLNPLPDVVSLNMRLAYYDDVTPHDYQPPGFREADGDTMEFEQEPVKLTMGEVVTPFHGMRLDMVTEKRRLEQVEESIHVTKKWVQEINEDDSLMQSHVIGDVKKPDSESADLDNTEIQMSCSEKLHTCESVMEMDTLVKRTSNMEVGFKRTRSGRIIKSTTVSQYDIPSSQETPSSSAPKKKRKFSEPKERY comes from the exons ATGGCATGTGCACAGCAAGTGAGAACATCTCAG GATGCTCAGCTGTGTCCTAATCAGGTTGTCTCAGAGCAGCAATCCTTGGTTGTTATAAAGAAGCTTCTGGCTATTGCAGTGTCTGGCATCACATACCTTAGGGGTATTTTCCCAGGGAGAGCCTACGGGACCAGAAATGTGGAAG ATCAGCAAGTGATGGTCCTTAAAGAGGAGCGCAGCTGTCCTGGTGTCATTCAGATTCTTCAGTG CACGTTGGAGGATGCTGctgattgttttaaaaattcttcCAGGATGCAGGGATGTTTCGATGCCATTCAGAAGAAATAT CTGAGGACAGTTATTATGTCT atttaTACTGACCGAGAGAACCCTCAG AAAGTGACTGAGTTTTACCAGTTTAGGATCCAGTACACTGAAAAAGGCGCGCAAATGGATTTTGAAAG caacaacaacaacaacaacaacgaggTGTCATCAATGCCGTGTGGAAGCACTAAGAAGGCCTGCATCCTGCTGGTGAGGAAGCTCTACACTCTGATGCAGAACTTGAATCCACTGCCAGATGTTGTCTCTCTCAACATGAGGCTGGCGTACTATGATGATG TCACTCCTCATGACTACCAGCCTCCAGGCTTTAGAGAGGCTGACGGCGACACCATGGAGTTTGAGCAGGAACCCGTCAAACTGACCATGGGTGAGGTCGTCACCCCTTTCCACGGTATGAGGCTGGACATGGTCACAGAGAAAAGGAGACTGGAGCAG gtggaggagagTATTCATGTGACCAAGAAGTGGGTTCAGGAGATAAACGAGGACGACAGCCTGATGCAG AGTCATGTGATTGGAGATGTGAAGAAGCCTGACAGCGAGAGCGCCGACCTGGACAACACTG AGATCCAGATGAGCTGCAGTGAGAAGCTCCATACCTGTGAGTCAGTCATGGAG ATGGACACTCTGGTGAAGAGGACGTCCAACATGGAGGTGGGCTTCAAGAGGACCAGGAGTGGACGGATCATCAAGTCAACCACG GTTTCTCAATATGACATTCCCAGCAGCCAGGAAACGCCATCCTCCTCTGCACCTAAGAAGAAACGCAAATTCAGCGAGCCCAAAGAACGCTACTGA
- the hormad1 gene encoding HORMA domain-containing protein 1 isoform X2: MEHVAFYVVCFTKAMACAQQVRTSQDAQLCPNQVVSEQQSLVVIKKLLAIAVSGITYLRGIFPGRAYGTRNVEDQQVMVLKEERSCPGVIQILQCTLEDAADCFKNSSRMQGCFDAIQKKYLRTVIMSIYTDRENPQKVTEFYQFRIQYTEKGAQMDFESNNNNNNNEVSSMPCGSTKKACILLVRKLYTLMQNLNPLPDVVSLNMRLAYYDDVTPHDYQPPGFREADGDTMEFEQEPVKLTMGEVVTPFHGMRLDMVTEKRRLEQVEESIHVTKKWVQEINEDDSLMQSHVIGDVKKPDSESADLDNTEIQMSCSEKLHTCESVMEMDTLVKRTSNMEVGFKRTRSGRIIKSTTETRMTEKSNKSTAMKENMVSQYDIPSSQETPSSSAPKKKRKFSEPKERY, from the exons ATGGAACATGTTG ctttttatgttgtttgtttcaCCAAAGCGATGGCATGTGCACAGCAAGTGAGAACATCTCAG GATGCTCAGCTGTGTCCTAATCAGGTTGTCTCAGAGCAGCAATCCTTGGTTGTTATAAAGAAGCTTCTGGCTATTGCAGTGTCTGGCATCACATACCTTAGGGGTATTTTCCCAGGGAGAGCCTACGGGACCAGAAATGTGGAAG ATCAGCAAGTGATGGTCCTTAAAGAGGAGCGCAGCTGTCCTGGTGTCATTCAGATTCTTCAGTG CACGTTGGAGGATGCTGctgattgttttaaaaattcttcCAGGATGCAGGGATGTTTCGATGCCATTCAGAAGAAATAT CTGAGGACAGTTATTATGTCT atttaTACTGACCGAGAGAACCCTCAG AAAGTGACTGAGTTTTACCAGTTTAGGATCCAGTACACTGAAAAAGGCGCGCAAATGGATTTTGAAAG caacaacaacaacaacaacaacgaggTGTCATCAATGCCGTGTGGAAGCACTAAGAAGGCCTGCATCCTGCTGGTGAGGAAGCTCTACACTCTGATGCAGAACTTGAATCCACTGCCAGATGTTGTCTCTCTCAACATGAGGCTGGCGTACTATGATGATG TCACTCCTCATGACTACCAGCCTCCAGGCTTTAGAGAGGCTGACGGCGACACCATGGAGTTTGAGCAGGAACCCGTCAAACTGACCATGGGTGAGGTCGTCACCCCTTTCCACGGTATGAGGCTGGACATGGTCACAGAGAAAAGGAGACTGGAGCAG gtggaggagagTATTCATGTGACCAAGAAGTGGGTTCAGGAGATAAACGAGGACGACAGCCTGATGCAG AGTCATGTGATTGGAGATGTGAAGAAGCCTGACAGCGAGAGCGCCGACCTGGACAACACTG AGATCCAGATGAGCTGCAGTGAGAAGCTCCATACCTGTGAGTCAGTCATGGAG ATGGACACTCTGGTGAAGAGGACGTCCAACATGGAGGTGGGCTTCAAGAGGACCAGGAGTGGACGGATCATCAAGTCAACCACG GAGACAAGGATGACTGAGAAGAGCAACAAATCGACAGCTATGAAGGAAAACATG GTTTCTCAATATGACATTCCCAGCAGCCAGGAAACGCCATCCTCCTCTGCACCTAAGAAGAAACGCAAATTCAGCGAGCCCAAAGAACGCTACTGA
- the hormad1 gene encoding HORMA domain-containing protein 1 isoform X7 — translation MCTASENISDQQVMVLKEERSCPGVIQILQWMQGCFDAIQKKYLRTVIMSIYTDRENPQKVTEFYQFRIQYTEKGAQMDFESNNNNNNNEVSSMPCGSTKKACILLVRKLYTLMQNLNPLPDVVSLNMRLAYYDDVTPHDYQPPGFREADGDTMEFEQEPVKLTMGEVVTPFHGMRLDMVTEKRRLEQVEESIHVTKKWVQEINEDDSLMQSHVIGDVKKPDSESADLDNTEIQMSCSEKLHTCESVMEMDTLVKRTSNMEVGFKRTRSGRIIKSTTETRMTEKSNKSTAMKENMVSQYDIPSSQETPSSSAPKKKRKFSEPKERY, via the exons ATGTGCACAGCAAGTGAGAACATCTCAG ATCAGCAAGTGATGGTCCTTAAAGAGGAGCGCAGCTGTCCTGGTGTCATTCAGATTCTTCAGTG GATGCAGGGATGTTTCGATGCCATTCAGAAGAAATAT CTGAGGACAGTTATTATGTCT atttaTACTGACCGAGAGAACCCTCAG AAAGTGACTGAGTTTTACCAGTTTAGGATCCAGTACACTGAAAAAGGCGCGCAAATGGATTTTGAAAG caacaacaacaacaacaacaacgaggTGTCATCAATGCCGTGTGGAAGCACTAAGAAGGCCTGCATCCTGCTGGTGAGGAAGCTCTACACTCTGATGCAGAACTTGAATCCACTGCCAGATGTTGTCTCTCTCAACATGAGGCTGGCGTACTATGATGATG TCACTCCTCATGACTACCAGCCTCCAGGCTTTAGAGAGGCTGACGGCGACACCATGGAGTTTGAGCAGGAACCCGTCAAACTGACCATGGGTGAGGTCGTCACCCCTTTCCACGGTATGAGGCTGGACATGGTCACAGAGAAAAGGAGACTGGAGCAG gtggaggagagTATTCATGTGACCAAGAAGTGGGTTCAGGAGATAAACGAGGACGACAGCCTGATGCAG AGTCATGTGATTGGAGATGTGAAGAAGCCTGACAGCGAGAGCGCCGACCTGGACAACACTG AGATCCAGATGAGCTGCAGTGAGAAGCTCCATACCTGTGAGTCAGTCATGGAG ATGGACACTCTGGTGAAGAGGACGTCCAACATGGAGGTGGGCTTCAAGAGGACCAGGAGTGGACGGATCATCAAGTCAACCACG GAGACAAGGATGACTGAGAAGAGCAACAAATCGACAGCTATGAAGGAAAACATG GTTTCTCAATATGACATTCCCAGCAGCCAGGAAACGCCATCCTCCTCTGCACCTAAGAAGAAACGCAAATTCAGCGAGCCCAAAGAACGCTACTGA
- the ensab gene encoding endosulfine alpha b, with product MSSENLDSDAQVDYEDEKQDSQEKNANPVKAEEAKLKAKYPGLGQKPGGSDFLMKRLTKGQKYFDSGDYNMAKAKMKNKPLPVAGPDKNLVTGDHIPTPQDLPQRKSSLVTSKLAG from the exons ATGTCTTCAGAAAACCTGGACTCGGACGCCCAAGTGGACTACGAGGACGAAAAACAG GACTCCCAGGAAAAGAATGCAAATCCAGTGAAGGCAGAGGAGGCCAAGTTGAAGGCCAAGTACCCCGGCCTCGGCCAGAAACCTGGTGGCTCAGACTTCTTGATGAAGAGACTAACGAAAGGG CAAAAGTACTTCGACTCGGGGGACTACAACATGGCCAAGGCCAAGATGAAAAACAAGCCGCTTCCTGTGGCAGGACCCGACAAGAACCTGGTGACGGGCGACCACATCCCCACGCCGCAGGATCTGCCCCAGAGGAAGTCCTCCTTGGTGACCAGCAAGCTAGCTGGCTAG
- the mcl1b gene encoding induced myeloid leukemia cell differentiation protein Mcl-1b: MNMIPTKRTTLMNCLIFPQNGVVEGPMHYGSGDSSPQISVASSIDPQNGNLGSSDTPKRPKNLGVNGYAPKSLRQDSDSMEDGSLPCTPELQSDSETDVSSCPTGDELLENDTRQLIRRFLRDFTGLSKPRWNESKALSTMKRVVDDVLDKHRYSYNGMINKLSLDDRGDDVSFVSAVAKSLFADRTTNWGRITSLVAFGAVVCQYLKERGRENCVDLVSQEISTYLLSEQRDWLVKNNSWDGFVEFFRVADPELTVRNTLMAFAGFAGIGATLALLIR, encoded by the exons ATGAATATGATTCCTACGAAGAGGACGACGCTGATGAACTGCTTAATCTTTCCGCAAAATGGAGTCGTGGAGGGACCGATGCACTATGGATCCGGAGATTCCTCCCCGCAGATTTCCGTGGCCTCCTCTATAGATCCTCAAAACGGGAATCTTGGCTCCAGTGATACCCCAAAACGGCCGAAGAACCTGGGAGTGAACGGGTATGCGCCAAAAAGCCTTCGACAAGACAGCGACAGTATGGAGGACGGCTCTTTACCGTGCACCCCAGAGCTCCAGTCGGACAGTGAAACCGACGTCTCCAGTTGTCCAACAGGGGACGAGTTGCTGGAGAATGACACGAGGCAACTCATTCGCCGTTTCTTAAGAGACTTTACTGGACTTTCAAAGCCCCGGTGGAATGAAAGCAAAGCATTATCAACAATGAAAAGAGTGGTGGATGACGTTTTGGACAAACACAGATACTCATACAATG GTATGATCAACAAACTGTCGCTGGATGACAGAGGGGATGATGTGTCGTTTGTCAGTGCAGTAGCTAAGAGCCTGTTTGCAGACAGGACAACCAACTGGGGTCGTATTACGAGCCTGGTGGCCTTCGGGGCGGTGGTTTGTCAGTACTTAAAGGAGAGGGGCAGGGAGAACTGCGTGGACCTGGTCAGCCAGGAGATTTCCACATACCTGCTTTCTGAACAGCGAGACTGGCTGGTCAAAAACAACTCATGG GACGGTTTTGTGGAGTTTTTTCGAGTAGCAGACCCTGAGTTGACGGTCAGAAACACACTCATGGCCTTTGCTGGATTTGCTGGTATTGGGGCAACACTGGCCCTGCTGATCAGGTGA